In Salvelinus sp. IW2-2015 linkage group LG23, ASM291031v2, whole genome shotgun sequence, a genomic segment contains:
- the LOC111950400 gene encoding kinesin-like protein KIF20A isoform X2, which translates to MALSMASPCGVLSNEEDGMAVFESTAADIGGRLNGVTLPELSIISPGLEHRPSIREKTLVKPGVARKGNGDEGSXDRVRVFLRIRPLTEGEKERGEEQGCVCVQDEXSLMLKAPKDSQNMKCAERGVAQSVHKFSYSRIFGPETTQQDFYESTMKEMVRDVLRGESRLLYTYGVTNSGKTYTVQGVGREAGLLPRALVSVFRKLQGRLYGAMDLKPVLYQEVRQLNAXEVRAEESRRDSLLKEEGGMTSRMRDGTSTWDSGIGGLSITSHIATQLEDSDNSVFLEPDSLSHSGGEDLEEGVQFSVWVAFYEIYNEFLYDLLDAPPSLQPKKRATLRLSDDKQGNPYVKDLTWVQVRSAEEAWRVLRAGRRNQSFASTHLNHNSSRSHSIFSTRILHVHPEADQGQATLVSELSVCDLAGSERCKDQRNGERMKEANNINTSLHTLGRCIAALRHNQNNKSRPPQVVPFRDCKLTRVLQGFFCGRGRSSMVVNINPCASTYDETLQALKFSAIATQLVHGPPTKTRVAYILSLLREPQPHSNDITLMEDDEDSDGEEGDITMFDSDALLRAIEVLKREVQRQREEKEVLEANIREQVFSEMMEVISGMEKDFSQTLETERALLEERFEGKINNLQKSLKRYYNQEIEERDEQIVALNAALEKGGVALAEPAPLPLFPPMALGGVSEGPAPRRSQRLASTTTGELSRVRAELLEKKQELRCFQGQRTPPEPSDALTNTANRKLVEGQKNLRQLRLDLQKLGLNLQSGERACCRNTDGERLRHALAAADGTLAKQDQTLVELQNGLLLVKADLRRKAECLAQMQMPPSTSATPGSCKKRGCGAAAGNTENHPPEKRPFFLSFFPQRTPSRNKQGRREDQTTRHSRILHSHLTPSSSPCPSGRYRVTKC; encoded by the exons ATGGCATTATCTATGGCGTCTCCGTGTGGAGTCCTGTCTAACGAGGAAGATGGCATGGCTGTGTTTGAATCCACGGCAGCTGACATCGGAGGCCGACTGAACGGGGTCACTCTGCCTGAGCTCTCCATCATCTCCCCGGGGCTAGAACATCGGCCATCCATCAGAGAG AAAACGTTGGTGAAGCCTGGAGTGGCCAGAAAAGGCAACGGCGACGAGGGGAGCAYTGACAGAGTGAGGGTGTTTCTGCGTATCCGCCCTCTGaccgagggagagaaggaaagaggagaggaacag ggctgtgtgtgtgtgcaagacgAAGAKAGCCTGATGCTCAAAGCCCCCAAAGACTCCCAGAACATGAAGTGTGCAGAGAGGGGAGTCGCCCAGAGCGTGCACAAATTCAGCTACTCACGG ATCTTTGGCCCGGAGACCACACAACAGGATTTCTACGAGAGCACAATGAAGGAGATGGTGAGAGACGTGCTTCGTGGAGAGAGCCGTCTCCTCTACACATACGGCGTCACCAACTCTGGCAAGACCTACACCGTTCAGG GAGTGGGTCGAGAGGCAGGCCTCCTTCCCAGAGCCCTGGTGTCTGTGTTCAGGAAGCTGCAGGGCCGCCTCTACGGGGCCATGGACCTCAAGCCTGTCCTCTACCAGGAGGTACGCCAGCTGAACGCCRGTGAGGTCCGGGCTGAGGAGAGCCGCAGAGACTCTCTGCTCAAAGAG GAGGGTGGCATGACTTCTCGGATGCGTGACGGCACCAGCACCTGGGACAGCGGCATCGGTGGACTCTCCATAACCAGCCACATCGCCACCCAGCTAGAAG ACTCAGACAACAGTGTGTTTCTGGAGCCCGACAGCCTGTCCCACAGTGGAGGGGAGGACCTGGAGGAGGGAGTGCAGTTCTCTGTGTGGGTGGCCTTCTATGAGATCTACAAYGAATTCCTGTACGACCTGCTGGATGCTCCGCCCTCCCTGCAGCCCAAGAAGAGGGCCACTCTGCGGCTGAGTGACGACAAGCAGGGGAACCCTTACGTGAAAG acctcacctgGGTGCAGGTCCGCAGTGCAGAGGAGGCTTGGAGAGTGCTCAGGGCTGGCCGGAGGAACCAGAGCTTTGCCAGCACTCACCTCAACCACAACTCCAGCCGCAGCCACAGCATCTTCTCCACCCGGATCCTGCACGTCCACCCAGAGGCTGACCAGGGCCAGGCCACACTCGTCAGCGA GCTGTCTGTCTGCGACCTGGCTGGCTCAGAGCGTTGTAAAGACCAGCGCAATGGGGAGCGGATGAAGGAGGCCAACAATATCAACACCTCCCTCCACACCCTGGGCCGCTGTATCGCTGCTCTGAGGCACAACCAGAACAACAA GTCGCGACCCCCTCAGGTGGTGCCGTTCAGGGACTGTAAACTGACCCGAGTGCTCCAGGGCTTCTTCTGCGGCCGCGGGCGCTCCAGTATGGTGGTCAACATCAACCCCTGTGCTTCCACCTACGACGAGACCCTCCAGGCCCTCAAGTTCTCTGCCATCGCCACACAG ctgGTCCATGGGCCGCCCACTAAGACCCGGGTGGCCTACATCCTGTCCCTGCTGCGGGAGCCCCAGCCTCACTCCAATGACATCACTCTGATGGAGGACGACGAGGACAGTGATGGTGAAGAGGGGGACATCACCATGTTCGATTCAGAT GCTCTGCTGCGGGCCATCGAGGTGCTGAAGAGGGAGGTGCAGCGGCagcgggaggagaaggaggtgctgGAGGCCAACATCAGGGAGCAGGTGTTCTCTGAGATGATGGAGGTGATCTCTGGTATGGAGAAGGACTTCAGCCAGACCCTAGAGACAGAGAGGGCTCTGTTGGAGGAGAGGTTTGAGGGCAAGATCAACAACCTTCAGAAAAGTCTCAAGAGATACTACAACCAGGAAATCGAG GAGCGTGATGAACAGATAGTGGCTCTGAATGCTGCCTTGGAGAAGGGAGGGGTAGCCCTAGCAGAGCCAGccccccttcccctcttcccACCCATGGCCCTGGGAGGAGTCTCGGAGGGGCCCGCCCCCCGTCGCTCCCAgcgcctggcctccacaaccacaggaGAGCTGAGCAGAGTGCGGGCTGAGCTGCTGGAGAAAAAACAAG AGCTGAGGTGTTTCCAGGGGCAGCGCACACCACCAGAGCCCTCAGACGCCCTGACCAACACTGCCAACCGCAAGCTGGTGGAGGGCCAAAAG AACCTGCGTCAGTTGCGTCTGGACCTGCAGAAGCTGGGTTTGAACCTGCAGTCTGGCGAGAGGGCATGCTGCCGCAACACAGACGGGGAGAGGCTGCGCCATGCGCTCGCAGCTGCAGACGGCACACTGGCCAAACAG GACCAGACCTTGGTGGAGCTGCAGAACGGCCTGCTGCTGGTCAAGGCTGACCTGAGGAGGAAGGCAGAGTGCCTGGCCCAGATGCAGATGCCCCCCTCTACCTCTGCTACGCCCGGCTCCTGTAAGAAGAGGGGCTGTGGGGCAGCAGCAGGCAACACTGAGAACCATCCCCCAGAGAAAAgacccttcttcctctcctttttcCCACAACGCACCCCGTCACGAAACAAACAGGGACGCCGTGAGGATCAAACCACACGCCACTCACGGATTCTGCACTCCCACCTGACTCCTTCCTCTAGTCCCTGCCCCTCTGGCAGGTACAGGGTCACAAAGTGTTAA
- the LOC111950400 gene encoding kinesin-like protein KIF20A isoform X1, which produces MARSIIQQVVMALSMASPCGVLSNEEDGMAVFESTAADIGGRLNGVTLPELSIISPGLEHRPSIREKTLVKPGVARKGNGDEGSXDRVRVFLRIRPLTEGEKERGEEQGCVCVQDEXSLMLKAPKDSQNMKCAERGVAQSVHKFSYSRIFGPETTQQDFYESTMKEMVRDVLRGESRLLYTYGVTNSGKTYTVQGVGREAGLLPRALVSVFRKLQGRLYGAMDLKPVLYQEVRQLNAXEVRAEESRRDSLLKEEGGMTSRMRDGTSTWDSGIGGLSITSHIATQLEDSDNSVFLEPDSLSHSGGEDLEEGVQFSVWVAFYEIYNEFLYDLLDAPPSLQPKKRATLRLSDDKQGNPYVKDLTWVQVRSAEEAWRVLRAGRRNQSFASTHLNHNSSRSHSIFSTRILHVHPEADQGQATLVSELSVCDLAGSERCKDQRNGERMKEANNINTSLHTLGRCIAALRHNQNNKSRPPQVVPFRDCKLTRVLQGFFCGRGRSSMVVNINPCASTYDETLQALKFSAIATQLVHGPPTKTRVAYILSLLREPQPHSNDITLMEDDEDSDGEEGDITMFDSDALLRAIEVLKREVQRQREEKEVLEANIREQVFSEMMEVISGMEKDFSQTLETERALLEERFEGKINNLQKSLKRYYNQEIEERDEQIVALNAALEKGGVALAEPAPLPLFPPMALGGVSEGPAPRRSQRLASTTTGELSRVRAELLEKKQELRCFQGQRTPPEPSDALTNTANRKLVEGQKNLRQLRLDLQKLGLNLQSGERACCRNTDGERLRHALAAADGTLAKQDQTLVELQNGLLLVKADLRRKAECLAQMQMPPSTSATPGSCKKRGCGAAAGNTENHPPEKRPFFLSFFPQRTPSRNKQGRREDQTTRHSRILHSHLTPSSSPCPSGRYRVTKC; this is translated from the exons ATGGCTAGATCGA TCATCCAACAGGTTGTTATGGCATTATCTATGGCGTCTCCGTGTGGAGTCCTGTCTAACGAGGAAGATGGCATGGCTGTGTTTGAATCCACGGCAGCTGACATCGGAGGCCGACTGAACGGGGTCACTCTGCCTGAGCTCTCCATCATCTCCCCGGGGCTAGAACATCGGCCATCCATCAGAGAG AAAACGTTGGTGAAGCCTGGAGTGGCCAGAAAAGGCAACGGCGACGAGGGGAGCAYTGACAGAGTGAGGGTGTTTCTGCGTATCCGCCCTCTGaccgagggagagaaggaaagaggagaggaacag ggctgtgtgtgtgtgcaagacgAAGAKAGCCTGATGCTCAAAGCCCCCAAAGACTCCCAGAACATGAAGTGTGCAGAGAGGGGAGTCGCCCAGAGCGTGCACAAATTCAGCTACTCACGG ATCTTTGGCCCGGAGACCACACAACAGGATTTCTACGAGAGCACAATGAAGGAGATGGTGAGAGACGTGCTTCGTGGAGAGAGCCGTCTCCTCTACACATACGGCGTCACCAACTCTGGCAAGACCTACACCGTTCAGG GAGTGGGTCGAGAGGCAGGCCTCCTTCCCAGAGCCCTGGTGTCTGTGTTCAGGAAGCTGCAGGGCCGCCTCTACGGGGCCATGGACCTCAAGCCTGTCCTCTACCAGGAGGTACGCCAGCTGAACGCCRGTGAGGTCCGGGCTGAGGAGAGCCGCAGAGACTCTCTGCTCAAAGAG GAGGGTGGCATGACTTCTCGGATGCGTGACGGCACCAGCACCTGGGACAGCGGCATCGGTGGACTCTCCATAACCAGCCACATCGCCACCCAGCTAGAAG ACTCAGACAACAGTGTGTTTCTGGAGCCCGACAGCCTGTCCCACAGTGGAGGGGAGGACCTGGAGGAGGGAGTGCAGTTCTCTGTGTGGGTGGCCTTCTATGAGATCTACAAYGAATTCCTGTACGACCTGCTGGATGCTCCGCCCTCCCTGCAGCCCAAGAAGAGGGCCACTCTGCGGCTGAGTGACGACAAGCAGGGGAACCCTTACGTGAAAG acctcacctgGGTGCAGGTCCGCAGTGCAGAGGAGGCTTGGAGAGTGCTCAGGGCTGGCCGGAGGAACCAGAGCTTTGCCAGCACTCACCTCAACCACAACTCCAGCCGCAGCCACAGCATCTTCTCCACCCGGATCCTGCACGTCCACCCAGAGGCTGACCAGGGCCAGGCCACACTCGTCAGCGA GCTGTCTGTCTGCGACCTGGCTGGCTCAGAGCGTTGTAAAGACCAGCGCAATGGGGAGCGGATGAAGGAGGCCAACAATATCAACACCTCCCTCCACACCCTGGGCCGCTGTATCGCTGCTCTGAGGCACAACCAGAACAACAA GTCGCGACCCCCTCAGGTGGTGCCGTTCAGGGACTGTAAACTGACCCGAGTGCTCCAGGGCTTCTTCTGCGGCCGCGGGCGCTCCAGTATGGTGGTCAACATCAACCCCTGTGCTTCCACCTACGACGAGACCCTCCAGGCCCTCAAGTTCTCTGCCATCGCCACACAG ctgGTCCATGGGCCGCCCACTAAGACCCGGGTGGCCTACATCCTGTCCCTGCTGCGGGAGCCCCAGCCTCACTCCAATGACATCACTCTGATGGAGGACGACGAGGACAGTGATGGTGAAGAGGGGGACATCACCATGTTCGATTCAGAT GCTCTGCTGCGGGCCATCGAGGTGCTGAAGAGGGAGGTGCAGCGGCagcgggaggagaaggaggtgctgGAGGCCAACATCAGGGAGCAGGTGTTCTCTGAGATGATGGAGGTGATCTCTGGTATGGAGAAGGACTTCAGCCAGACCCTAGAGACAGAGAGGGCTCTGTTGGAGGAGAGGTTTGAGGGCAAGATCAACAACCTTCAGAAAAGTCTCAAGAGATACTACAACCAGGAAATCGAG GAGCGTGATGAACAGATAGTGGCTCTGAATGCTGCCTTGGAGAAGGGAGGGGTAGCCCTAGCAGAGCCAGccccccttcccctcttcccACCCATGGCCCTGGGAGGAGTCTCGGAGGGGCCCGCCCCCCGTCGCTCCCAgcgcctggcctccacaaccacaggaGAGCTGAGCAGAGTGCGGGCTGAGCTGCTGGAGAAAAAACAAG AGCTGAGGTGTTTCCAGGGGCAGCGCACACCACCAGAGCCCTCAGACGCCCTGACCAACACTGCCAACCGCAAGCTGGTGGAGGGCCAAAAG AACCTGCGTCAGTTGCGTCTGGACCTGCAGAAGCTGGGTTTGAACCTGCAGTCTGGCGAGAGGGCATGCTGCCGCAACACAGACGGGGAGAGGCTGCGCCATGCGCTCGCAGCTGCAGACGGCACACTGGCCAAACAG GACCAGACCTTGGTGGAGCTGCAGAACGGCCTGCTGCTGGTCAAGGCTGACCTGAGGAGGAAGGCAGAGTGCCTGGCCCAGATGCAGATGCCCCCCTCTACCTCTGCTACGCCCGGCTCCTGTAAGAAGAGGGGCTGTGGGGCAGCAGCAGGCAACACTGAGAACCATCCCCCAGAGAAAAgacccttcttcctctcctttttcCCACAACGCACCCCGTCACGAAACAAACAGGGACGCCGTGAGGATCAAACCACACGCCACTCACGGATTCTGCACTCCCACCTGACTCCTTCCTCTAGTCCCTGCCCCTCTGGCAGGTACAGGGTCACAAAGTGTTAA
- the LOC111950400 gene encoding kinesin-like protein KIF20A isoform X3, whose protein sequence is MARSIIQQVVMALSMASPCGVLSNEEDGMAVFESTAADIGGRLNGVTLPELSIISPGLEHRPSIREKTLVKPGVARKGNGDEGSXDRVRVFLRIRPLTEGEKERGEEQGCVCVQDEXSLMLKAPKDSQNMKCAERGVAQSVHKFSYSRIFGPETTQQDFYESTMKEMVRDVLRGESRLLYTYGVTNSGKTYTVQGVGREAGLLPRALVSVFRKLQGRLYGAMDLKPVLYQEVRQLNAXEVRAEESRRDSLLKEEGGMTSRMRDGTSTWDSGIGGLSITSHIATQLEDSDNSVFLEPDSLSHSGGEDLEEGVQFSVWVAFYEIYNEFLYDLLDAPPSLQPKKRATLRLSDDKQGNPYVKDLTWVQVRSAEEAWRVLRAGRRNQSFASTHLNHNSSRSHSIFSTRILHVHPEADQGQATLVSELSVCDLAGSERCKDQRNGERMKEANNINTSLHTLGRCIAALRHNQNNKSRPPQVVPFRDCKLTRVLQGFFCGRGRSSMVVNINPCASTYDETLQALKFSAIATQLVHGPPTKTRVAYILSLLREPQPHSNDITLMEDDEDSDGEEGDITMFDSDALLRAIEVLKREVQRQREEKEVLEANIREQVFSEMMEVISGMEKDFSQTLETERALLEERFEGKINNLQKSLKRYYNQEIEERDEQIVALNAALEKGGVALAEPAPLPLFPPMALGGVSEGPAPRRSQRLASTTTGELSRVRAELLEKKQELRCFQGQRTPPEPSDALTNTANRKLVEGQKNLRQLRLDLQKLGLNLQSGERACCRNTDGERLRHALAAADGTLAKQV, encoded by the exons ATGGCTAGATCGA TCATCCAACAGGTTGTTATGGCATTATCTATGGCGTCTCCGTGTGGAGTCCTGTCTAACGAGGAAGATGGCATGGCTGTGTTTGAATCCACGGCAGCTGACATCGGAGGCCGACTGAACGGGGTCACTCTGCCTGAGCTCTCCATCATCTCCCCGGGGCTAGAACATCGGCCATCCATCAGAGAG AAAACGTTGGTGAAGCCTGGAGTGGCCAGAAAAGGCAACGGCGACGAGGGGAGCAYTGACAGAGTGAGGGTGTTTCTGCGTATCCGCCCTCTGaccgagggagagaaggaaagaggagaggaacag ggctgtgtgtgtgtgcaagacgAAGAKAGCCTGATGCTCAAAGCCCCCAAAGACTCCCAGAACATGAAGTGTGCAGAGAGGGGAGTCGCCCAGAGCGTGCACAAATTCAGCTACTCACGG ATCTTTGGCCCGGAGACCACACAACAGGATTTCTACGAGAGCACAATGAAGGAGATGGTGAGAGACGTGCTTCGTGGAGAGAGCCGTCTCCTCTACACATACGGCGTCACCAACTCTGGCAAGACCTACACCGTTCAGG GAGTGGGTCGAGAGGCAGGCCTCCTTCCCAGAGCCCTGGTGTCTGTGTTCAGGAAGCTGCAGGGCCGCCTCTACGGGGCCATGGACCTCAAGCCTGTCCTCTACCAGGAGGTACGCCAGCTGAACGCCRGTGAGGTCCGGGCTGAGGAGAGCCGCAGAGACTCTCTGCTCAAAGAG GAGGGTGGCATGACTTCTCGGATGCGTGACGGCACCAGCACCTGGGACAGCGGCATCGGTGGACTCTCCATAACCAGCCACATCGCCACCCAGCTAGAAG ACTCAGACAACAGTGTGTTTCTGGAGCCCGACAGCCTGTCCCACAGTGGAGGGGAGGACCTGGAGGAGGGAGTGCAGTTCTCTGTGTGGGTGGCCTTCTATGAGATCTACAAYGAATTCCTGTACGACCTGCTGGATGCTCCGCCCTCCCTGCAGCCCAAGAAGAGGGCCACTCTGCGGCTGAGTGACGACAAGCAGGGGAACCCTTACGTGAAAG acctcacctgGGTGCAGGTCCGCAGTGCAGAGGAGGCTTGGAGAGTGCTCAGGGCTGGCCGGAGGAACCAGAGCTTTGCCAGCACTCACCTCAACCACAACTCCAGCCGCAGCCACAGCATCTTCTCCACCCGGATCCTGCACGTCCACCCAGAGGCTGACCAGGGCCAGGCCACACTCGTCAGCGA GCTGTCTGTCTGCGACCTGGCTGGCTCAGAGCGTTGTAAAGACCAGCGCAATGGGGAGCGGATGAAGGAGGCCAACAATATCAACACCTCCCTCCACACCCTGGGCCGCTGTATCGCTGCTCTGAGGCACAACCAGAACAACAA GTCGCGACCCCCTCAGGTGGTGCCGTTCAGGGACTGTAAACTGACCCGAGTGCTCCAGGGCTTCTTCTGCGGCCGCGGGCGCTCCAGTATGGTGGTCAACATCAACCCCTGTGCTTCCACCTACGACGAGACCCTCCAGGCCCTCAAGTTCTCTGCCATCGCCACACAG ctgGTCCATGGGCCGCCCACTAAGACCCGGGTGGCCTACATCCTGTCCCTGCTGCGGGAGCCCCAGCCTCACTCCAATGACATCACTCTGATGGAGGACGACGAGGACAGTGATGGTGAAGAGGGGGACATCACCATGTTCGATTCAGAT GCTCTGCTGCGGGCCATCGAGGTGCTGAAGAGGGAGGTGCAGCGGCagcgggaggagaaggaggtgctgGAGGCCAACATCAGGGAGCAGGTGTTCTCTGAGATGATGGAGGTGATCTCTGGTATGGAGAAGGACTTCAGCCAGACCCTAGAGACAGAGAGGGCTCTGTTGGAGGAGAGGTTTGAGGGCAAGATCAACAACCTTCAGAAAAGTCTCAAGAGATACTACAACCAGGAAATCGAG GAGCGTGATGAACAGATAGTGGCTCTGAATGCTGCCTTGGAGAAGGGAGGGGTAGCCCTAGCAGAGCCAGccccccttcccctcttcccACCCATGGCCCTGGGAGGAGTCTCGGAGGGGCCCGCCCCCCGTCGCTCCCAgcgcctggcctccacaaccacaggaGAGCTGAGCAGAGTGCGGGCTGAGCTGCTGGAGAAAAAACAAG AGCTGAGGTGTTTCCAGGGGCAGCGCACACCACCAGAGCCCTCAGACGCCCTGACCAACACTGCCAACCGCAAGCTGGTGGAGGGCCAAAAG AACCTGCGTCAGTTGCGTCTGGACCTGCAGAAGCTGGGTTTGAACCTGCAGTCTGGCGAGAGGGCATGCTGCCGCAACACAGACGGGGAGAGGCTGCGCCATGCGCTCGCAGCTGCAGACGGCACACTGGCCAAACAG GTTTAA